The following proteins come from a genomic window of Sphaerisporangium rubeum:
- a CDS encoding lantibiotic dehydratase — MSGDGVDWELGAIFVMRHAGMPFDWVESLGAGPEVLAACAEVLAVEDELAEVLGDAVGEVVGVLAQGGAPPVPARAKGLVRRWQEAFGRLGEVYAAESPRLRARLRELAGTDRFQDAVFTSNPGMYDGMVTSYLALEEVPDTAKYRRVERQLYNYLQRFCAKNETAGAFGPMAYGEVGGTGFAVEPAGPQVRRAFIAHWAVVELSRAAARDKALAAHVPVRLSLLAVRTSAGIATEDREVPLPEGSPAAQVVAELERGPAGLARLAEATGVPVRRVAEAVRPLLAAGVAVRGLEVPGETVDPLPGLRASIAELPESPGRDLWLARLDGLADLCGRFAAAGGDVGTRRAVLTELETVFTELTGVAARRGAGAVYADRLVLFEEASSPFRLAVGTDTARRLARALSPALELSAAFGDQVQDGDRAAMAAVVEAAGGTLGFLDYAARARPEHQEGGRFSPVRPVDVPAADGEPVKLAADTLGASAPGPRYSLPDVCLAMTSPEEAVDGSWRVVLARVHHHLLLRGWLTTFHPDPGAFDQVAAGWLARDGEGVTGLATSRRNKGFYRFPGRRLVFTATDPEGRDDNVSAAECTVTLNDGRPVLRDPDGAAITLYPMLNDLTTYPPFAALSHPAVLHAPVRGDTGHLGRVTIGDACYQRERWTLDAAAFPAGGRGPAALLGLRRLARAQGLPRFVFARVESERKPVLVDTASPFAAELLGHLLGGGPGTRVMVEEMYPGPDELWLRDDAGRYTCELRMQLTRPAPSRP; from the coding sequence ATGAGTGGTGACGGCGTGGACTGGGAGCTCGGCGCGATCTTCGTGATGCGGCACGCCGGCATGCCGTTCGACTGGGTCGAGTCGCTCGGGGCCGGTCCCGAGGTGCTGGCGGCGTGCGCCGAGGTGCTGGCGGTCGAGGACGAGCTGGCGGAGGTGCTCGGGGACGCGGTGGGTGAGGTCGTCGGCGTGCTGGCGCAAGGCGGCGCGCCACCGGTGCCGGCGCGGGCCAAGGGGCTGGTGCGCCGGTGGCAGGAGGCGTTCGGCCGGCTCGGCGAGGTGTACGCGGCGGAATCGCCTCGGCTGCGGGCCAGGCTGCGTGAGCTGGCGGGGACCGACCGGTTCCAGGACGCGGTGTTCACGTCCAACCCGGGGATGTACGACGGGATGGTGACGAGCTACCTCGCGCTGGAGGAGGTCCCTGACACGGCCAAGTACCGGCGGGTGGAACGGCAGCTCTACAACTACCTGCAGCGGTTCTGCGCCAAGAACGAGACGGCAGGCGCGTTCGGGCCGATGGCCTACGGCGAGGTCGGCGGCACCGGTTTCGCGGTCGAGCCCGCGGGGCCGCAGGTACGGCGCGCGTTCATCGCGCACTGGGCCGTCGTCGAGCTGTCGAGGGCCGCGGCCCGCGACAAGGCGCTGGCCGCGCACGTCCCGGTACGGCTGAGCCTGCTCGCCGTCCGCACGTCCGCCGGGATCGCCACGGAGGACCGTGAGGTGCCGCTGCCTGAGGGGTCGCCGGCGGCACAGGTGGTCGCGGAACTCGAACGCGGTCCGGCGGGCCTCGCGCGCCTGGCCGAGGCCACCGGGGTGCCGGTGCGGCGGGTCGCCGAGGCGGTACGGCCGCTGCTCGCGGCCGGCGTCGCGGTACGCGGCCTTGAGGTGCCCGGTGAGACGGTCGACCCGCTGCCGGGCCTGCGCGCCTCGATCGCTGAGCTGCCTGAGTCGCCAGGCAGGGACCTGTGGCTCGCGCGCCTCGACGGCCTCGCGGACCTGTGCGGACGGTTCGCCGCCGCCGGGGGGGACGTCGGCACGCGGCGTGCGGTGCTCACCGAGCTGGAGACGGTCTTCACGGAGCTGACCGGCGTCGCCGCGCGGCGCGGCGCGGGAGCGGTGTACGCCGACCGGCTGGTGCTGTTCGAGGAGGCCTCGTCGCCGTTCCGCCTGGCGGTCGGCACGGACACCGCGCGGCGGCTGGCCCGCGCGCTCAGCCCGGCGCTCGAACTGTCGGCCGCCTTCGGCGACCAGGTGCAGGACGGTGACCGCGCGGCCATGGCCGCCGTCGTCGAGGCCGCAGGCGGCACGCTCGGCTTCCTCGACTACGCGGCGCGCGCCAGGCCCGAGCACCAGGAAGGGGGCCGTTTCTCACCGGTGCGGCCGGTGGACGTGCCGGCCGCCGACGGTGAACCGGTCAAGCTCGCCGCGGACACCCTCGGCGCCTCAGCACCCGGCCCCCGCTACTCGCTCCCCGACGTGTGCCTCGCGATGACGAGCCCCGAGGAGGCCGTGGACGGGTCGTGGCGTGTGGTGCTCGCGCGCGTGCACCACCACCTGCTGCTGCGCGGCTGGCTCACGACCTTCCACCCCGACCCCGGCGCGTTCGACCAGGTGGCGGCGGGCTGGCTGGCCCGCGACGGGGAAGGCGTGACCGGACTCGCCACCAGCCGCCGCAACAAGGGCTTCTACCGTTTCCCCGGACGCAGGCTCGTCTTCACCGCCACCGACCCCGAGGGACGCGACGACAACGTCTCCGCGGCGGAGTGCACGGTGACCCTGAACGACGGCCGTCCGGTCCTGCGCGATCCGGACGGCGCCGCCATCACGCTGTACCCGATGCTCAACGACCTCACCACCTACCCACCGTTCGCCGCGCTCTCCCACCCAGCGGTGCTGCACGCGCCGGTGCGCGGCGACACCGGCCACCTCGGCAGGGTGACGATCGGCGACGCCTGCTACCAGCGCGAACGCTGGACCCTCGACGCCGCCGCGTTCCCCGCGGGTGGCCGCGGCCCGGCCGCGCTGCTCGGCCTGCGCCGCCTGGCGCGCGCACAGGGACTGCCGCGTTTCGTGTTCGCCAGGGTCGAGTCCGAGCGCAAGCCCGTCCTGGTGGACACCGCGTCGCCGTTCGCGGCCGAACTGCTCGGCCATCTGCTCGGCGGCGGGCCGGGAACCCGCGTCATGGTGGAGGAGATGTATCCCGGTCCCGACGAGCTCTGGCTGCGCGACGACGCCGGCCGCTACACCTGTGAACTACGGATGCAACTGACCCGTCCCGCACCATCCCGCCCCTGA
- a CDS encoding hemerythrin domain-containing protein has product MADSKTMPELLDENDVVGLLIRQHAMIRDLFAEVEQATGGARAEAFERLVRLLAVHETAEEEIVHPYARRTLDGGDEIVDERLREENEAKELLSLMEERGTDDPSFASHLEKLRKAVMEHARAEERYEFNQLVRETSDAERRTMALGVKAAEAIAPTHPHPGVESATMNIVVGTPTAIMDRARDVIRQAMSKAKSSTREKKEGGKGGKGSKKP; this is encoded by the coding sequence ATGGCAGACAGCAAGACAATGCCGGAACTGCTCGACGAGAACGACGTGGTGGGGTTGCTCATCCGTCAGCACGCCATGATCCGCGACCTGTTCGCCGAAGTGGAACAGGCCACCGGCGGCGCGCGAGCGGAGGCCTTCGAGCGGCTGGTGCGGCTTCTCGCCGTCCACGAGACGGCGGAGGAGGAGATCGTGCACCCCTACGCCAGGCGCACACTCGACGGTGGGGACGAGATCGTCGACGAACGCCTGCGTGAGGAGAACGAGGCCAAGGAGCTGCTCTCCTTGATGGAGGAACGCGGGACGGACGACCCGTCCTTCGCCTCCCACCTGGAGAAGCTGCGCAAGGCCGTCATGGAGCACGCTCGCGCCGAGGAAAGGTACGAGTTCAACCAGCTCGTCAGGGAGACCAGCGACGCCGAGCGGCGCACCATGGCGCTCGGCGTCAAGGCCGCCGAGGCGATCGCGCCGACGCACCCGCACCCTGGGGTCGAGTCGGCCACCATGAACATCGTGGTGGGGACCCCGACGGCGATCATGGACAGAGCACGGGACGTGATCCGCCAGGCGATGAGCAAGGCCAAGAGCTCCACCAGGGAGAAGAAGGAGGGCGGCAAGGGCGGCAAAGGCTCCAAGAAGCCCTGA
- a CDS encoding cellulase family glycosylhydrolase: protein MRRRPRQATLLALLAALFCATLVAPPAASAAVGLRVSGTNITEANGTNFIFRGVSHAHVWYQDRLATSLAGIKSLGANSVRVVLSGGRWTPANNAADVANVVAQCKANKLICVLENHDTTGYGEQGGAVTLDAAVNYWLSVQSALTGQEDYVVVNIGNEPIGNNAVTPGWAQATSSAITRLRTAGFQHLLMVDAPNWGQDWSFTMRDNARTVFNADPQRNTVFSIHMYGVFDTASEINAYLDAFRTAQLPLVIGEFGHNHSDGNPDEDTIMAQAQTRGIGYIGWSWSGNSSDVGYLDMTNNFNASSLTSWGERIFNGANGIKSTSREATIFGGGGTDTTPPSIPSTPSVANITSTGATLTWSISTDTGGSGLAGYNVYRRQGTADTLIGQSTTNTITLTGLTPNTSYQVLVRARDGAGNLSGNSPVTTFTTTSGGGTDTTPPSTPGTPAASNVTTTSATLTWAASTDTGGSGLAGYNVYREGGALLGQSTTNSITLTGLTAGLVYRVYVRARDGAGNLSANSPTVTFTTTGGGTTGCTATATAQSQWGNGYVMQVVVTNNGTTTMSGWTVTATLPSGHTITGSWNANLTTGSGTLTARNVSYNGTVAAGQTASFGFQGGRPDNSTTLPSAFTCTAL, encoded by the coding sequence ATGCGAAGGAGACCACGGCAGGCCACCCTCCTGGCCCTGCTGGCCGCTCTGTTCTGCGCCACGCTCGTCGCTCCGCCGGCGGCGAGCGCCGCCGTGGGCCTGCGGGTGAGCGGCACGAACATCACCGAGGCCAACGGCACCAACTTCATCTTCCGCGGCGTCAGCCACGCGCACGTCTGGTACCAGGACCGGCTCGCCACCTCCCTCGCCGGCATCAAGTCGCTCGGCGCCAACTCGGTGCGCGTGGTGCTCAGCGGCGGCCGCTGGACCCCCGCCAACAACGCCGCCGACGTCGCCAACGTGGTCGCGCAGTGCAAGGCCAACAAGCTGATCTGCGTGCTGGAGAACCACGACACCACCGGCTACGGCGAGCAGGGTGGCGCCGTCACGCTCGACGCGGCGGTCAACTACTGGCTCAGCGTGCAGAGCGCGCTGACCGGCCAGGAAGACTACGTGGTCGTCAACATCGGCAACGAGCCCATCGGCAACAACGCCGTCACCCCCGGCTGGGCCCAGGCCACCTCCTCGGCGATCACCCGGCTGCGCACCGCCGGCTTCCAGCACCTGCTCATGGTCGACGCGCCGAACTGGGGCCAGGACTGGTCGTTCACGATGCGCGACAACGCGCGCACCGTCTTCAACGCCGACCCGCAGCGCAACACCGTCTTCTCCATCCACATGTACGGCGTGTTCGACACCGCCTCGGAGATCAACGCCTACCTCGACGCCTTCCGCACCGCTCAGCTCCCGCTGGTGATCGGCGAGTTCGGCCACAACCACTCGGACGGCAACCCCGACGAGGACACGATCATGGCGCAGGCGCAGACCCGCGGCATCGGCTACATCGGCTGGTCGTGGAGCGGCAACAGCAGCGACGTCGGCTACCTGGACATGACCAACAACTTCAACGCGAGCAGCCTCACCTCGTGGGGTGAGCGCATCTTCAACGGCGCCAACGGCATCAAGTCCACGTCGCGCGAGGCCACCATCTTCGGCGGCGGCGGCACCGACACCACCCCGCCGAGCATACCGAGCACACCGTCCGTGGCGAACATCACCTCGACCGGCGCCACCCTGACCTGGAGCATCTCCACCGACACCGGCGGCTCGGGTCTCGCGGGCTACAACGTCTACCGCAGGCAGGGAACGGCCGACACACTGATCGGCCAGAGCACCACCAACACCATCACCCTCACCGGCCTGACGCCGAACACCTCCTACCAGGTCCTCGTCCGCGCACGCGACGGCGCGGGGAACCTTTCCGGCAACTCGCCGGTCACGACCTTCACCACCACCTCCGGCGGCGGCACCGACACGACACCGCCGAGCACCCCCGGCACCCCGGCGGCCTCCAACGTGACCACCACGAGCGCCACCTTGACCTGGGCCGCCTCCACCGACACCGGCGGCTCCGGCCTCGCGGGCTACAACGTCTACCGTGAAGGCGGCGCGCTGCTCGGCCAGAGCACGACCAACTCCATCACCCTGACCGGTCTGACCGCCGGGCTCGTGTACCGGGTCTACGTCCGCGCGCGCGACGGCGCCGGCAACCTCTCCGCCAACTCGCCGACGGTGACGTTCACCACCACAGGCGGCGGCACCACCGGCTGTACGGCCACCGCGACCGCGCAGAGCCAGTGGGGCAACGGCTACGTGATGCAGGTCGTCGTCACCAACAACGGGACCACGACCATGAGCGGCTGGACGGTGACCGCGACGCTCCCGTCCGGCCACACGATCACCGGGTCGTGGAACGCGAACCTGACCACCGGCAGCGGCACCCTGACCGCGCGCAACGTGAGCTACAACGGCACGGTCGCGGCCGGTCAGACCGCGTCGTTCGGGTTCCAGGGTGGCCGTCCGGACAACAGCACGACGCTGCCGTCCGCGTTCACCTGCACCGCGTTGTGA
- a CDS encoding MFS transporter, producing MTTETSPDAGSAEAPTTGLRRYHRLFATPGVATMTLAALVGRLPSGMIGLVLVVGIVQATGSYGVAGLAAALYAVGVGVSGPLRGRAADRRGPAIVLVVSGLGQALAMLGLLVALAVRAPVAVPLTASFLIGVMLPPISPIMRTLWSRSLTDKGVRAAAFALESIVVDAVYIAGPSTVALLLVLGDARVALGVTAALTAAGCLALATARAVRAVGPAGGDGPRDWRGPLRASGVRWMLPIGALATGGIIGVEVALLATADAFGNADAGGLLIAAFSVGSVFGGLAYGASKLRGTSAQHLGVFLVVLACGYAVASVVASLWLLALLFAVTGVALAPMMTAQFTAMEEVAPEDAMTESFAWLNALGQGGGALAAAAAGSLAAGGHPGGGFLVAAGMAVLAAVLTFAVRPAPAVSTAS from the coding sequence ATGACGACCGAGACCTCACCCGACGCCGGGTCGGCCGAGGCCCCCACGACCGGCCTGCGCCGGTACCACAGGCTGTTCGCCACGCCTGGCGTGGCGACCATGACGCTGGCGGCGCTGGTCGGCCGCCTGCCGAGCGGCATGATCGGCCTGGTCCTGGTCGTCGGCATCGTGCAGGCCACCGGCTCCTACGGCGTGGCCGGCCTGGCCGCGGCCCTGTACGCGGTCGGCGTCGGCGTCTCTGGACCGCTGCGTGGCCGTGCCGCCGACCGGCGGGGCCCGGCGATCGTGCTGGTCGTCTCGGGCCTCGGCCAGGCTCTGGCGATGCTCGGCCTGCTGGTCGCGCTGGCCGTGCGCGCTCCGGTCGCCGTGCCGCTGACGGCGAGTTTCCTGATCGGCGTGATGCTGCCGCCGATCTCGCCGATCATGCGGACGCTGTGGAGCAGGTCGCTCACCGACAAGGGGGTGCGCGCCGCGGCGTTCGCGCTGGAGTCCATCGTCGTGGACGCGGTCTACATCGCCGGGCCCTCCACGGTGGCCCTGCTGCTGGTGCTCGGCGACGCGCGGGTCGCGCTCGGCGTCACGGCCGCGCTGACCGCCGCCGGATGCCTCGCGCTGGCGACGGCCCGTGCGGTACGCGCGGTCGGGCCCGCCGGCGGTGACGGCCCCCGTGACTGGCGCGGCCCGCTGCGCGCGTCCGGGGTGCGCTGGATGCTGCCGATCGGCGCGCTGGCGACCGGCGGCATCATCGGGGTGGAGGTCGCGCTGCTCGCCACCGCCGACGCCTTCGGCAACGCGGACGCCGGCGGCCTGCTGATCGCGGCGTTCTCCGTGGGGAGCGTGTTCGGCGGCCTGGCGTACGGCGCGTCGAAGCTGCGCGGCACCAGCGCGCAGCACCTCGGGGTGTTCCTCGTCGTGCTCGCCTGCGGGTACGCCGTGGCCTCCGTCGTCGCGAGCCTGTGGCTGCTCGCGCTGCTGTTCGCGGTGACCGGGGTGGCGCTCGCACCCATGATGACGGCGCAGTTCACCGCGATGGAGGAGGTCGCGCCTGAGGACGCCATGACCGAGTCGTTCGCCTGGCTGAACGCGCTCGGCCAGGGTGGCGGCGCGCTGGCCGCCGCGGCGGCGGGAAGCCTCGCCGCAGGCGGCCACCCCGGCGGCGGCTTCCTCGTGGCCGCCGGCATGGCCGTTCTCGCCGCCGTCCTCACCTTCGCCGTACGTCCCGCTCCCGCCGTGAGCACGGCGTCCTGA